One window from the genome of Sardina pilchardus chromosome 12, fSarPil1.1, whole genome shotgun sequence encodes:
- the klf11a gene encoding Krueppel-like factor 11a, giving the protein MLTFAPGPVAESCRADTTYCAVEMERNRHDSERSCSSILEHHDLEAAEALVCMSSWVQRSHKPRPLTPTSDSCDSLVLHPEVTESPKDMVSLSSLCMTPPHSPSFAETSTTTVQTFSGPRSVLPQPRLCSALPGRNANHVVLPPGTVNSSLGNPALLLPPLEPTAGSQCRAMATSVIRHTADRPFTAHIPPDSTGQQVRLVETENQGPQSEARGISTLSPMVPMQTEAQSSPWAGMEVINNNPPIASPPPAVSPSQVNTLPHPALSSSPVLCQVFPVNGQTGIISAFVQAPVQMQTASGPKAILPQSPSSFPQQVLVGSPVGQGTVMFVVPQSSMSHPQPGPQSVVTLGNTKLLPLAPAPVYMPSGQNGNATQVDFSRRRNYVCNFPGCKKTYFKSSHLKAHLRTHTGEKPFSCHWEGCDKKFARSDELSRHRRTHTGEKKFVCPVCDRRFMRSDHLTKHARRHMTTKRASTWTSEVRDLNKMAASKAPPTNSSVPLSVLVSASN; this is encoded by the exons ATGCTGACTTTTGCGCCAGGTCCTGTTGCGGAGTCCTGTCGG GCAGATACAACCTACTGTGCTGTGGAAATGGAGAGGAACCGGCACGACAGCGAGAGGTCCTGCTCTAGCATCCTGGAGCATCATGATCTGGAAGCCGCAGAAGCCCTGGTCTGCATGAGCTCATGGGTTCAAAGGTCGCACAAACCACGCCCTCTCACTCCAACCTCAGACTCCTGTGACTCCTTGGTACTGCATCCTGAAGTCACAGAGTCCCCCAAAGACATGGTCTCCCTGTCCTCACTG TGCATGACTCCACCTCACAGTCCCAGCTTTGCTGAGACCTCGACCACCACTGTCCAAACCTTCTCAGGCCCACGGTCAGTCTTACCACAGCCCAGGCTCTGCTCAGCTCTGCCTGGCAGAAATGCCAACCACGTCGTTTTACCGCCAGGCACAGTGAACTCTTCCCTGGGAAATCCTGCCCTGCTGTTACCCCCCCTGGAACCAACTGCAGGGTCACAATGCAGAGCCATGGCAACCAGTGTCATCCGccacacagcagacagaccATTCACCGCCCACATTCCACCTGATTCCACTGGGCAACAGGTGAGGCTGGTGGAGACAGAGAACCAGGGACCGCAATCTGAGGCCAGAGGGATCTCTACCTTGTCCCCGATGGTTCCCATGCAAACTGAGGCACAGAGCAGCCCCTGGGCTGGGATGGAGGTTATCAACAACAACCCCCCCATTGCCTCGCCACCACCTGCAGTCTCACCCTCCCAAGTCAATACCTTGCCCCATCCGGCCTTGTCCAGCTCTCCAGTCCTCTGCCAGGTTTTTCCAGTGAATGGCCAAACCGGGATCATCTCTGCCTTCGTCCAGGCTCCAGTTCAAATGCAAACCGCCAGTGGGCCCAAGGCCATTCTTCCTCAGTCGCCATCTTCCTTCCCGCAGCAGGTTCTGGTGGGCTCTCCTGTGGGCCAGGGGACGGTGATGTTCGTGGTTCCTCAGTCTTCCATGTCTCATCCCCAGCCCGGCCCACAGAGCGTTGTCACCCTGGGCAACACCAAGCTTCTTCCCCTGGCCCCGGCTCCAGTGTACatgccctcaggtcaaaacggAAACGCCACACAGGTGGACTTCTCCCGCCGGCGGAACTATGTCTGCAACTTCCCCGGATGCAAGAAGACGTACTTCAAGAGCTCTCATTTGAAGGCACACCTCAGAACCCATACAG gTGAGAAACCTTTCAGCTGTCACTGGGAAGGCTGTGATAAAAAATTTGCCCGCTCTGATGAACTCTCCAGACACCGGCGCACACATACTGGTGAGAAGAAGTTTGTGTGCCCAGTGTGTGACCGGCGATTTATGCGAAGTGATCACTTGACCAAGCACGCTCGTCGACATATGACCACCAAGAGGGCCTCAACGTGGACCTCAGAAGTTCGTGACCTCAATAAAATGGCTGCTTCCAAGGCCCCACCAACCaactcctctgttcctctcagTGTACTCGTATCCGCCTCAAACTAG
- the LOC134098009 gene encoding grainyhead-like protein 1 homolog, translating into MTQEHSKERTVLVLHGESPACVAQRQQGLVDEDDAWRSFLENPLTAASKAMMSINGDEDSAAALSFLYDYYKVPKDKISKNAKAEADGASHLTEMVSFQKPTPTMASLRTVPLSGLPLPSPPGWDKGSAFHPFDSPHGIPSAYLLSQEGASQSLPVGDPAAQGSRSESAAFSPSYSPLGLRAQAQTPDSTYTEGLGATAGEGQSVYHSEDLHSHVSSVSPGGYSHLSKLDSPRFEYTLEAPRSTYHKTSSGVMSYINKGHFYPISLRCRGNGKSGLPPNTIVRSVVMVVFHDKNVEDQLRSWKFWHSRQPSAKQHCLDIADYKESVNTVANIEEISFNAISFTWNTKDEPRIYVSVNCLSTDFSPQKGVKGLPLNLQIDTYSCSNHGDQLPLHRAYCQIKVFCDKGAERKIRDEERKVLRRKGRGQDSASTKTGSKGGVQLNPVDITVFKPMSDMVTLPVLFIPEAHFATNQRHGTTLEEGDESVAATRSPYSAEEFGFTPSKRARRDEPERVLLYVRQETDEVFDAVLLQTPTLLGLLQAISDKFNLPVEKLSKVYKKCKKGIVVNMDDNIVQHYSNEDTFQMDLKEDRGTFSLTLTEI; encoded by the exons ATGACACAGGAGCATAGCAA AGAGAGGACGGTGCTGGTGCTCCACGGGGAGTCTCCGGCCTGCGTGGCCCAGCGGCAGCAGGGGTTGGTGGACGAGGATGACGCCTGGAGGTCCTTCCTGGAGAATCCGCTAACGGCCGCGTCCAAAGCCATGATGAGCATCAATGGGGACGAGGACAGTGCAGCTGCCCTCAGCTTTCTCTATGACTACTACAAG GTGCCAAAGGATAAGATCTCCAAAAATGCGAAGGCAGAAGCAGATGGCGCTAGCCATCTAAC AGAAATGGTGTCTTTTCAAAAGCCCACCCCGACCATGGCCTCCCTGAGGACCGTTCCTCTCAGcggcctccccctccccagcccCCCCGGCTGGGATAAAGGCTCGGCCTTCCACCCCTTCGACTCCCCACACGGGATCCCGTCCGCGTACCTGCTGAGCCAGGAGGGGGCGTCCCAGTCGCTGCCCGTGGGGGACCCTGCCGCCCAGGGGTCCCGGTCCGAGTCCGCGGCGTTCAGCCCCAGCTACAGCCCCCTCGGCCTCCGAGCACAGGCCCAGACACCAGACTCCACATACACAGAGGGACTCGGCGCGACCGCAGGGGAG GGCCAGTCTGTCTATCACTCTGAGGACCTGCACTCACACGTCTCGTCTGTGTCTCCTGGGGGCTACTCTCACCTCAGCAAGCTGGACAG TCCCCGGTTCGAGTACACCCTGGAGGCCCCTCGGTCCACGTACCACAAGACCAGCAGCGGCGTGATGAGCTACATCAACAAGGGCCACTTCTACCCCATCAGCCTCCGCTGCCGGGGCAACGGCAAGAGCGGGCTCCCGCCCAACACCATAGTGCGG agtgtggtgatggtggtgttccATGACAAGAATGTGGAGGACCAGCTCAGGTCGTGGAAGTTCTGGCACAGCAGACAGCCCTCAGCCAAGCAGCACTGCCTCGACATCG CTGACTACAAGGAGAGTGTCAACACAGTGGCCAATATTGAAGAGATTTCCTTCAATGCCATTTCCTTCACGTGGAACACCAAGGATGAACCAAGA ATCTACGTGTCCGTGAACTGCCTGAGCACAGACTTCTCCCCCCAGAAGGGAGTGAAGGGCCTCCCCCTCAACCTGCAGATTGATACCTACAGCTGCAGTAACCACGGCGACCAGCTCCCGCTGCACCGCGCCTACTGCCAGATCAAGGTGTTCTGCGACAAGGGGGCCGAGcgcaagatccgcgacgaggaACGCAAGGTGCTGAGACGCAAGGGCCGAGGCCAGGACAGCGCCAGCACAaagacag gTAGTAAAGGCGGTGTGCAACTGAACCCTGTTGACATAACAGTGTTCAAACCCATGAGTGACATGGTGACACTGCCGGTGCTGTTCATCCCGGAGGCGCACTTTGCTACCAATCAGCGACAT GGAACTACCTTGGAGGAGGGAGACGAAAg TGTGGCAGCGACACGGTCGCCCTACTCAGCAGAGGAGTTTGGCTTCACTCCCAGCAAGCGAGCAAGGCGCGACGAACCCGAGAGAG TCCTGCTGTACGTGCGTCAGGAGACAGACGAGGTGTTTGATGCCGTGTTGCTCCAGACGCCCACTCTGCTCGGCCTGCTGCAAGCG ATTTCAGACAAATTCAATCTGCCGGTGGAAAAACTATCAAAGGTTTACAAGAAATGCAAAAAAGG GATTGTAGTAAACATGGACGACAACATAGTACAGCACTACTCCAACGAAGACACATTCCAGATGGACTTAAAGGAGGACAGGGGCACATTCTCCCTCACGCTGACGGAGATCTGA
- the LOC134098007 gene encoding ribonucleoside-diphosphate reductase subunit M2 produces MLSTRSPLSAKNENIVSSKVENMSLTDKENTPPSLSTTRILASKTARKIFEDSEPTKKTKSIVDDEPLLKENPRRFVIFPIKYHDIWQMYKKAEASFWTAEEVDLSKDLSHWESLKDEERHFISHVLAFFAASDGIVNENLVERFTQEVQVTEARCFYGFQIAMENIHSEMYSLLIDTYIKDHKQREYLFNAIETLPCVKKKADWALNWIGNKNAEFGERVVAFAAVEGIFFSGSFASIFWLKKRGLMPGLTFSNELISRDEGLHCDFACLMFKHLVNKPSHETVKSIIMNAVEIEQEFLTEALPVKLIGMNCDMMRIYIEFVADRLMLELGFDKIYKTENPFDFMENISLEGKTNFFEKRVGEYQKMGVMSGPVDNTFTLDADF; encoded by the exons ATGCTGTCTACAAGATCCCCGCTTTCCGCCAAGAACGAGAACATCGTCTCCTCTAAAGTTGAGAACATGTCGTTGACTGACAAAGAAAACACA ccACCAAGCCTGAGCACTACTCGGATTTTGGCTTCCAAAACCGCGCGTAAAATCTTCGAAGATTCCGAG CCTACGAAGAAAACGAAATCAATCGTTGACGATGAACCTCTTCTGAAGGAGAACCCCCGTCGCTTTGTCATTTTCCCTATCAAGTACCATGACATTTGGCAGATGTACAAGAAGGCAGAGGCCTCTTTCTGGACAGCTGAAGAG GTTGATCTCTCCAAAGATCTCTCGCACTGGGAATCGCTgaaggatgaagagaggcaTTTCATCTCTCACGTGTTGGCATTCTTTGCAGCTAGTGATGGCATTGTAAATGAGAACTTG GTGGAGCGTTTCACCCAGGAAGTGCAGGTCACAGAGGCACGTTGCTTCTATGGCTTCCAGATCGCCATGGAGAACATCCATTCTGAGATGTACAGCCTGCTCATCGACACGTACATCAAGGACCACAAACAGAG GGAATACCTGTTCAATGCCATTGAGACATTGCCATGTGTTAAGAAGAAGGCTGACTGGGCTCTCAACTGGATTGGCAACAAGAACGCAGAGTTTG GTGAGCGAGTGGTTGCCTTTGCTGCAGTGGAGGGCATCTTCTTCTCTGGGTCATTTGCATCTATTTTCTGGCTGAAGAAGCGTGGTCTTATGCCCGGCCTCACCTTCTCCAACGAGCTTATCAGCAGAGATGAAGGCCTGCACTGTGACTTTGCCTGCCTGATGTTCAAGCACCTCGTCAACAAACCATCACATGAAACTGTCAAGAGTATCATCATGAATGCAGTTGAGATTGAGCAG GAATTCTTGACGGAAGCCCTCCCAGTGAAGCTGATCGGGATGAACTGTGACATGATGAGGATCTACATTGAGTTTGTTGCTGATAGACTGATGCTGGAACTTGGTTTTGATAAG ATCTACAAAACGGAGAACCCCTTTGACTTCATGGAGAACATCTCTCTGGAGGGCAAGACCAACTTCTTTGAGAAACGTGTCGGAGAGTACCAAAAGATGGGAGTTATGTCTGGCCCCGTCGACAACACTTTCACGCTAGATGCTGACTTTTAA